In a single window of the bacterium genome:
- a CDS encoding TGS domain-containing protein gives PLGSTVIDVAAKVHREFVERFSSARLWGSGKFDGQTVDRAHPVADGDILEFHLK, from the coding sequence GCCCCTGGGCAGCACGGTGATCGACGTCGCGGCCAAGGTGCACCGGGAGTTCGTGGAGCGCTTCTCATCGGCCCGCCTCTGGGGGTCGGGCAAGTTCGACGGCCAGACGGTGGACCGGGCGCACCCGGTCGCCGACGGCGATATCCTCGAGTTCCACCTCAAGTAG